Proteins found in one Bacillus marinisedimentorum genomic segment:
- a CDS encoding ATP-binding protein yields the protein MDRIAMLETIVEKDRENVQAWYMLGEEYLQAGRLADGLYAFSQALGQEDAEMEQFVLSYLKKAVFSLDEASEPKESIPAAEVMTDEKVAGEAALDEEATPPAGSPEPQRAQLTVLEGKHQEKNVSYLDDRRPKRITFEDVGGLDPLKKTIEMKIIKPFANPGLFSKFRKKTGGGILLYGPPGCGKTYIAKATAGEMGANFYPVHISDILNPYFGESERNLHAVFETARANRPAVLFFDEVDTLGYNRSKANSDLMRPLVDSMLTEMESVHTDTDKLLIIGATNMPWDVDSAFKRPGRFDKLVFVPPPDLAARTAIFELKLAGKPIAPGVSAGELAALTEYYSGADIENVIETATENVLTEIMETGQERLIEMEDLIKAVEETSPSTLEWLTTIKNYIKYSNQSGLYSDAARYIRNGG from the coding sequence ATGGACCGAATCGCGATGCTTGAAACAATAGTAGAAAAGGACAGAGAGAATGTTCAAGCGTGGTATATGCTGGGGGAAGAATATCTTCAGGCCGGCCGGCTTGCAGATGGCCTGTACGCATTTTCACAGGCGCTTGGCCAGGAAGACGCAGAAATGGAGCAGTTTGTCCTCAGCTATTTGAAGAAGGCTGTTTTTTCATTGGATGAGGCATCTGAGCCAAAGGAGAGTATCCCTGCAGCTGAAGTTATGACAGATGAAAAAGTGGCCGGGGAAGCGGCTCTGGATGAGGAAGCAACTCCTCCTGCAGGCAGTCCCGAACCACAAAGGGCACAACTAACTGTACTGGAGGGGAAGCATCAAGAAAAGAATGTATCCTATCTGGACGACCGCCGGCCGAAGCGAATCACGTTTGAAGATGTCGGCGGACTTGATCCGTTGAAGAAGACAATCGAAATGAAAATCATCAAACCATTTGCCAACCCGGGGCTGTTCTCGAAATTCAGGAAAAAAACGGGCGGCGGCATATTGCTGTATGGCCCTCCGGGGTGTGGGAAAACCTATATCGCCAAGGCGACAGCAGGGGAGATGGGGGCCAATTTTTATCCCGTTCATATATCTGATATTCTAAACCCCTACTTCGGTGAGAGCGAGCGGAATTTGCACGCGGTGTTTGAGACGGCGCGGGCAAATCGGCCTGCGGTGCTGTTTTTTGATGAGGTGGATACGCTCGGGTATAACCGCTCCAAAGCGAATTCCGATTTGATGAGGCCGCTTGTCGATTCGATGCTGACAGAGATGGAGAGCGTCCATACAGATACGGATAAACTGCTGATCATCGGTGCGACGAACATGCCGTGGGACGTCGATTCTGCCTTCAAACGGCCTGGCCGGTTTGACAAGCTGGTATTTGTGCCGCCTCCTGATCTTGCGGCACGTACGGCAATATTCGAACTGAAGCTTGCAGGAAAGCCGATTGCTCCCGGAGTATCGGCTGGGGAATTGGCGGCCCTTACCGAATATTATTCCGGAGCGGATATCGAAAACGTCATTGAAACTGCGACCGAAAATGTATTAACGGAAATTATGGAAACCGGCCAAGAGCGGCTGATTGAAATGGAAGACCTGATCAAGGCCGTGGAAGAAACATCGCCTTCAACGCTTGAGTGGCTCACAACGATAAAGAATTATATAAAATACTCCAACCAGAGCGGGCTGTATAGTGATGCGGCCCGGTATATAAGGAACGGGGGATGA
- a CDS encoding GrpB family protein, giving the protein MNKKELGKLYPITVVPYDASWPSIYEKEQEDLVKILGAEIALRIEHIGSTAVPGLSAKPTIDILVEIPEETDIREKIIHVMDQNGYIHMKEQENHLMFVKGYTPAGLDNVSFHIHMGTKTQDFLWERLYFRDFLRGNPSAASEYAKLKRRSAIIYKHDREAYTESKADFVHAVTDLAKELNKTN; this is encoded by the coding sequence ATGAATAAAAAAGAGCTTGGAAAATTATATCCGATAACGGTAGTCCCCTATGATGCAAGTTGGCCCTCTATTTACGAAAAGGAACAGGAAGATCTAGTAAAGATACTTGGTGCGGAGATTGCTTTACGTATAGAACACATTGGCAGTACCGCTGTTCCAGGTTTATCAGCCAAGCCGACCATAGACATATTAGTAGAAATACCGGAGGAAACTGATATCCGGGAAAAGATCATCCATGTGATGGATCAAAATGGTTATATACATATGAAAGAGCAGGAAAATCATTTAATGTTTGTCAAAGGTTATACGCCAGCCGGCCTGGACAACGTATCTTTCCATATCCATATGGGAACAAAAACACAGGATTTTTTATGGGAGCGTTTGTATTTCAGGGATTTTCTAAGAGGAAATCCTTCTGCAGCAAGCGAGTATGCCAAATTAAAACGGAGGTCAGCAATAATATATAAGCATGACAGAGAGGCTTATACTGAAAGTAAGGCTGATTTCGTTCATGCCGTTACGGATCTGGCAAAGGAACTGAATAAAACAAATTAA
- a CDS encoding ArsR/SmtB family transcription factor, whose translation MEIANSIKESFRENVPLLLALGDPVRQDIIMILIEHERLSVSEITSLTKTSRPAISHHLKILKEAKVVKMKKAGKQHMYYLDAKDALQKLKGLIEMVENSCME comes from the coding sequence ATGGAAATTGCAAACTCAATCAAGGAATCGTTCCGGGAAAACGTTCCCCTGCTTTTAGCTCTTGGAGATCCAGTAAGGCAGGACATCATCATGATTCTTATTGAGCATGAAAGATTAAGTGTAAGTGAAATCACTTCCTTGACGAAAACATCAAGACCTGCGATTTCCCACCATCTGAAAATCCTTAAAGAGGCTAAGGTGGTTAAGATGAAAAAGGCCGGGAAACAACACATGTACTACTTGGATGCAAAAGATGCTCTTCAAAAATTGAAAGGACTCATTGAAATGGTGGAAAACAGTTGTATGGAGTAA
- a CDS encoding amidase gives MSFEWMDAVEQADRIRKKEINPEELIKATINRIENINPAINAVTAEMFEEALAAAGKGDVTGPFAGVPFLMKDLEFFGETSYTAGSRYLKDFTAPGDSDYAARIRESGLITVGKTNTCEFGLLPTTEPAAYGATRNPWDLAHTAGGSSGGSAAAVAAGIVPMAHASDGGGSIRIPASCTGLFGLKPSRGRNPRNPDTVGLAVNHCVSRSVRDSAALLDATRGSAPGGPFSAPPPERSYASEVNREPGNLKIAFLTTGFDGKKIHPDCEASVLDTVKLCSGLGHEVEEAGPSIHVEKFNKAFSVLWQTSLAQGLTSLSRMLGRAPEEHELEPYTWEVYKRGSEIKGTEYLFALGYMQQTARMMARFFSDYDLLLTPTLAEPPLQIGELAYQGNPDEYVDRLNGWVPYTPLANTTGIPAMSVPLFQNSEGLPIGVHFMAPFGDEATLFRLAGQLEKAKPWKDTYPSID, from the coding sequence ATGTCATTTGAATGGATGGATGCAGTCGAACAGGCAGACCGAATTAGAAAAAAAGAAATTAACCCTGAAGAATTGATCAAGGCGACAATTAACAGGATTGAGAACATCAATCCTGCCATTAATGCTGTCACCGCTGAAATGTTTGAAGAGGCGCTTGCGGCTGCCGGGAAAGGCGATGTTACCGGTCCGTTTGCCGGTGTGCCTTTTTTAATGAAGGACCTTGAATTTTTCGGCGAGACAAGCTACACAGCGGGTTCCCGGTATTTGAAAGATTTTACTGCGCCGGGAGACAGTGACTATGCGGCCAGGATACGGGAATCCGGCCTGATCACGGTCGGCAAGACAAATACATGTGAATTCGGGCTGCTTCCGACAACCGAACCGGCTGCATACGGGGCTACCCGGAATCCATGGGATTTGGCCCATACTGCCGGCGGCTCGAGCGGCGGTTCGGCAGCGGCGGTTGCTGCCGGAATCGTGCCAATGGCGCATGCTTCCGACGGGGGAGGTTCGATTCGGATCCCTGCTTCCTGCACCGGGTTGTTCGGCCTTAAGCCAAGCAGAGGCCGGAATCCGAGAAACCCGGACACCGTCGGACTTGCGGTCAATCATTGTGTATCAAGATCTGTTAGAGACAGTGCGGCTCTTCTTGATGCCACAAGGGGAAGCGCACCGGGAGGGCCTTTCAGCGCCCCGCCCCCTGAACGGTCTTATGCAAGTGAAGTCAACCGTGAACCCGGCAACTTGAAAATCGCGTTCCTGACGACAGGGTTTGACGGCAAAAAAATCCATCCTGATTGTGAGGCATCGGTACTGGACACAGTGAAACTATGCAGCGGACTTGGTCATGAAGTTGAGGAAGCGGGGCCTTCCATTCATGTTGAAAAGTTCAACAAGGCTTTCAGTGTGCTATGGCAAACCTCTTTGGCGCAAGGGCTCACATCCCTGTCCAGAATGCTTGGAAGGGCACCGGAAGAACATGAACTTGAGCCTTATACGTGGGAGGTTTATAAACGGGGCAGTGAAATCAAAGGTACAGAATACTTATTTGCGCTTGGCTACATGCAGCAAACCGCAAGAATGATGGCCCGTTTTTTTTCTGACTATGACCTCTTACTGACGCCGACCCTTGCTGAACCGCCTCTGCAAATAGGTGAACTGGCTTATCAAGGGAACCCTGATGAATATGTGGACCGCCTGAATGGGTGGGTGCCGTATACGCCGTTAGCCAATACGACCGGGATTCCGGCAATGTCTGTGCCCTTATTTCAAAATTCGGAAGGGCTTCCGATTGGTGTTCATTTCATGGCTCCGTTTGGTGATGAAGCAACACTGTTCCGCCTGGCAGGCCAGCTCGAGAAAGCAAAGCCGTGGAAAGACACATATCCATCCATAGATTAA
- a CDS encoding nucleotidyltransferase family protein, which yields MNLKELDDVMNEEDIIAFIEKDRWMMQILRTAKSLNLPDWWICAGFVRSKIWDVLHGYCERTPIPDIDVIYFDSSNLTEFEEKKLEEKLKSLLPAIPWSVKNEARMHLRNKVEPYSSSVDAISKFPETATALGVKLDGRGNVILTAPCGINDIINLEVRPTPYFLENEYLASIYNQRIHKKNWKVRWNKLMVYHI from the coding sequence ATGAATTTAAAGGAGCTTGATGATGTGATGAATGAAGAGGACATCATTGCTTTTATAGAAAAAGATAGATGGATGATGCAAATATTAAGAACCGCCAAGTCATTAAATCTGCCTGATTGGTGGATTTGTGCAGGTTTTGTAAGGTCAAAAATTTGGGATGTTTTACATGGATATTGTGAAAGGACACCGATTCCGGACATTGATGTCATTTATTTTGATTCATCAAATCTTACTGAATTTGAAGAAAAGAAGCTGGAAGAAAAACTAAAATCTCTTTTACCGGCTATTCCGTGGTCAGTGAAGAATGAAGCCAGAATGCACTTGAGAAATAAGGTTGAACCTTATTCTTCTTCTGTTGATGCCATTTCCAAGTTTCCGGAAACGGCGACAGCATTGGGAGTAAAACTTGACGGAAGAGGTAACGTCATTTTAACAGCTCCATGTGGAATTAATGACATTATCAATTTAGAAGTAAGACCGACTCCGTATTTTTTGGAAAATGAATACCTTGCATCCATCTATAATCAGCGTATTCACAAGAAAAATTGGAAGGTTAGATGGAATAAGCTAATGGTTTATCATATTTAA
- a CDS encoding SRPBCC family protein — protein MMLQFSNTLMIKSAPEEIFNYLNRMENYPEWNYAVSEIKRTGYGAEGEKYQLHRNQIGPGMENVTVTERIENKKLTMELSGGWFPYSVAYEITSDAEKTMLTNNVTIHSSGMNGLVAKIFQGNLKKAVGENLQVLKAILEKKTRS, from the coding sequence ATGATGCTTCAATTTAGTAATACACTGATGATAAAGTCTGCACCTGAGGAAATATTCAATTACTTAAACAGGATGGAAAATTACCCTGAGTGGAATTATGCCGTATCAGAAATCAAAAGGACAGGTTATGGCGCCGAAGGGGAGAAGTACCAGTTACATAGGAATCAGATCGGGCCGGGAATGGAAAATGTGACCGTAACGGAGCGTATTGAAAACAAGAAGCTGACAATGGAATTGAGCGGAGGCTGGTTTCCATATTCAGTAGCCTATGAAATCACTTCTGATGCCGAAAAGACAATGCTAACAAATAATGTAACCATTCATTCTTCAGGGATGAATGGGCTTGTCGCGAAAATTTTTCAAGGCAACCTGAAAAAAGCAGTAGGAGAAAATCTTCAAGTTTTAAAAGCGATTCTGGAGAAAAAAACTCGAAGCTGA
- a CDS encoding GNAT family N-acetyltransferase, whose translation MNIKLETERLLLRIFTRDDAFRIKELANNKQLAEILGLPHPYEAEHAEDWIAAQPESIKKGIEYPLAIVSKDQNAIIGTIAIRVDKRNNKGELGYWVGTGYWGNGFATEAVNRIIKFGFEELNLNKISASALSWNHASATVLDKAGLQKEGILRQDRLLLDTYEDMVVYGLLRNEYKSRFSI comes from the coding sequence ATGAATATCAAACTAGAAACCGAACGATTACTTTTACGGATTTTTACGAGAGATGATGCTTTTAGAATAAAAGAATTAGCAAACAATAAACAATTAGCGGAAATTTTAGGCCTTCCGCATCCATATGAAGCAGAACATGCCGAAGATTGGATAGCTGCTCAGCCGGAGTCAATCAAAAAAGGGATTGAATATCCGCTGGCAATCGTTTCGAAGGATCAAAACGCAATAATCGGAACAATCGCCATCAGGGTTGATAAAAGAAACAATAAAGGCGAGCTGGGTTACTGGGTCGGCACCGGTTATTGGGGAAATGGGTTTGCGACTGAAGCCGTGAACAGAATCATCAAGTTTGGTTTTGAAGAACTTAATCTGAATAAAATAAGTGCATCTGCACTCTCCTGGAATCATGCTTCAGCAACTGTCCTGGACAAGGCTGGGTTACAGAAGGAAGGGATATTAAGGCAAGACCGTCTTCTCCTGGACACATATGAAGATATGGTTGTGTATGGCCTATTACGGAATGAATACAAGAGCCGCTTCTCCATATGA
- a CDS encoding family 1 encapsulin nanocompartment shell protein, with translation MQKTSLYADSPLSNTEWDELDQTVFDHAKKQLVGRRFIDIYGPLGEGVQSVPTDIYEAPGRGGMSIHGADSELSNPTRRVNLTIPLLYKDFVLYRRDIQQAKTLNSPIDFSASANAAQQCALVEDDLIFNGAEEFNLKGIMNVKGNLSHIRSDWMKSGNAFSDVVEARNKLLKMGHTGPFALVLSPELYALIHRVHQDTHVLEIDHVRELMTAGVFQSPMISGKRGVVLDPGRQNLDLAIASDFDTAFLDEENMNYFFRVYESIVLRIKRPTAICTLEDPDE, from the coding sequence ATGCAGAAGACAAGCTTATATGCTGACTCGCCGTTAAGCAATACGGAGTGGGATGAACTGGATCAGACGGTGTTCGATCACGCGAAAAAACAGCTGGTCGGCAGGCGATTCATTGACATTTACGGACCATTGGGAGAAGGGGTCCAGTCTGTGCCGACAGATATTTATGAAGCACCCGGCCGCGGAGGCATGAGCATCCACGGAGCTGATTCAGAGCTCTCCAACCCCACTCGGCGGGTCAATCTGACCATTCCTTTATTGTATAAGGACTTTGTCCTTTACAGGAGAGATATTCAACAGGCGAAGACACTCAACAGCCCGATTGATTTTTCTGCTTCGGCAAATGCCGCCCAGCAATGCGCACTCGTTGAAGATGATCTAATTTTTAACGGGGCCGAAGAGTTCAACCTTAAAGGCATTATGAATGTGAAAGGAAACCTTTCTCACATACGCAGTGACTGGATGAAATCCGGCAATGCGTTTTCTGATGTGGTGGAAGCCAGAAACAAACTGCTGAAGATGGGCCATACGGGGCCGTTTGCCCTTGTTCTGTCCCCGGAATTGTATGCCCTTATCCATCGGGTTCACCAGGATACCCATGTATTGGAGATTGATCATGTGCGCGAACTGATGACAGCCGGAGTTTTCCAGTCTCCGATGATCAGCGGCAAGCGGGGTGTTGTCTTGGACCCGGGCAGACAAAACCTTGACTTGGCAATCGCCAGTGACTTTGATACAGCCTTCTTAGATGAAGAAAACATGAATTATTTCTTCAGGGTGTATGAATCCATTGTTTTGAGAATAAAACGTCCTACGGCAATTTGCACACTTGAAGATCCTGATGAGTAA
- a CDS encoding IMEF encapsulin system ferritin-like cargo protein → MATSFSELEDIFKRTREALNEFKDIITPVIEKAEDEHERLYWHHIYEEEDHRFDRLEQLLPKLDAISSSESKVSPDSTEFVHLLQDISLEKFGLHNFLEHLDLSLYTFKDTEFEQPIQALRDLTAEDYQQSKRLLETLNEEFDTINLNASIPTDEKEEIDANLKVESYSQPDNEAVLADEPEMNSARPKLTVGSLKKS, encoded by the coding sequence ATGGCAACATCTTTTTCCGAATTAGAGGATATTTTCAAGCGGACACGAGAGGCTTTAAATGAATTTAAAGATATCATAACGCCTGTTATTGAAAAAGCCGAAGATGAGCATGAACGTCTCTACTGGCATCATATTTATGAAGAGGAAGATCACCGTTTTGACCGGCTGGAACAGTTATTGCCAAAACTTGATGCAATCAGCAGCAGCGAATCGAAGGTCTCACCGGACAGCACCGAATTTGTCCACCTTTTGCAGGACATCAGCCTGGAAAAGTTCGGATTACATAACTTCTTAGAACACTTGGATCTCTCCCTGTACACCTTCAAAGATACTGAATTCGAACAGCCGATTCAGGCATTGCGGGATTTGACTGCAGAGGATTACCAGCAGTCAAAACGGCTTTTGGAAACATTGAACGAAGAATTTGATACGATCAACCTGAATGCTTCCATTCCAACTGATGAAAAAGAGGAAATCGACGCAAACTTGAAAGTCGAGTCATATTCACAGCCGGACAATGAAGCGGTATTAGCGGATGAACCGGAAATGAATTCAGCAAGGCCAAAACTGACAGTCGGAAGCTTAAAGAAATCTTAA
- a CDS encoding NAD(P)/FAD-dependent oxidoreductase, whose amino-acid sequence MKKLLLAGGGLAHLQVMKLLKNNPIPDTEVTLISPSEFQYYSGMFPGYIEEIYNEKQITINLTQQAEAAGVKWLKGAVTAIDPRQKMVLTDKGEILPYDLVSFNIGSLTSDTDVVFEEKDALWLKPNYRFIEAVSEVEDAEKVVINGSGEEAVEFCLSLNAWRKSRGTETPITLVSPGRLLPDNEESVSEKVEKVVVKKGVHLLTNTGVTSVKNNVIHTSSNLDIPFEKLVWITEPRGHELFKIAGLPVDEKGFLLVEDTLQVKKFPAIFAAGDCMSLAKYPKTVKNKTYALEEGRILFENLKGYLGSGEGERVKPPRGERSILSSGNREGILLFKKRTFMGRWVWHLKNRIDLKILHRYQ is encoded by the coding sequence ATGAAGAAACTATTACTCGCAGGGGGCGGGCTTGCTCACTTGCAAGTAATGAAACTGCTCAAAAATAATCCGATTCCGGACACCGAAGTCACATTGATATCGCCTTCGGAATTCCAGTATTATTCCGGGATGTTTCCCGGCTACATAGAAGAAATTTATAATGAAAAACAAATCACCATCAATCTTACGCAGCAGGCTGAAGCGGCGGGGGTAAAGTGGCTCAAAGGGGCTGTCACCGCAATCGATCCGCGGCAAAAGATGGTGCTGACAGATAAAGGCGAAATCTTACCGTATGATCTTGTTTCCTTCAATATCGGATCGCTCACTTCGGACACTGATGTTGTCTTTGAAGAAAAAGATGCGCTCTGGCTGAAGCCGAACTACCGCTTTATCGAAGCAGTCAGCGAGGTGGAGGATGCCGAAAAAGTTGTCATCAACGGCAGCGGGGAGGAAGCGGTTGAATTTTGTTTATCGTTGAACGCCTGGCGGAAAAGCAGGGGAACGGAAACACCGATCACTCTGGTCAGTCCCGGCCGATTGCTTCCGGATAACGAAGAGTCAGTTTCTGAAAAGGTTGAAAAGGTTGTTGTGAAAAAAGGGGTCCATCTCTTAACGAATACAGGAGTGACAAGTGTAAAGAATAATGTCATCCACACGTCTTCCAATCTTGATATCCCGTTTGAAAAATTAGTCTGGATTACAGAACCTCGGGGCCATGAATTATTCAAGATTGCCGGCCTTCCTGTCGATGAGAAAGGGTTCTTGCTCGTGGAAGATACACTGCAGGTCAAGAAGTTTCCAGCTATTTTTGCGGCAGGAGACTGCATGTCGCTGGCGAAGTATCCAAAAACGGTGAAAAATAAAACCTATGCCCTTGAGGAAGGCCGTATTCTTTTTGAGAACCTGAAAGGATATTTGGGGTCGGGAGAAGGAGAACGGGTCAAGCCGCCGAGAGGTGAGAGATCTATCCTCTCATCCGGAAACAGGGAAGGCATTCTTCTGTTTAAAAAACGGACATTTATGGGGCGCTGGGTCTGGCATTTGAAAAATCGAATCGATTTGAAAATCTTGCACAGGTATCAATAA
- a CDS encoding DUF2515 domain-containing protein: MNHIKVIKQGLKKNKKRKQHISLTGEETELIHRIRQETGNLNKNNVTRTKAYLDFYMEHPEVHWAFLAHMVSRNGGWNMTDLKCELLIRLLSKKEGEMFFSFIERGNWLIFQDAYPQLLLYRESLKRGKPLFFLLPYLHISIFMETIWNHFWKNKNESVLTTALIVNEQNYIEERVIQHPRYKKEVFNKLEFIIQDLLSFNHILFPYVKNGSVNLAGQTVNQFESLHQRILLGKRLYAVLFNDTDVLKGAEKWAMSQPHTGSRKDFWPHIFNKIHEGLPGEEYQFQLKGCKLRPGGRRIYSPVLESSWENIKHPAAEPGDWFEDIIQVADYFKGAEDFLNGEIENEYCKTLERLELAVMAKKTVSTLD, from the coding sequence ATGAACCATATTAAGGTGATCAAACAAGGGTTAAAGAAAAACAAAAAAAGAAAACAGCACATTTCCCTAACCGGTGAAGAGACAGAGCTAATCCATCGAATCAGACAGGAAACAGGGAATTTGAATAAAAACAACGTAACAAGAACAAAGGCTTACCTGGATTTTTACATGGAACATCCAGAAGTCCACTGGGCCTTTCTGGCACATATGGTCTCCAGGAATGGCGGCTGGAACATGACCGATTTGAAATGTGAGTTATTAATAAGACTGTTATCGAAAAAGGAAGGGGAAATGTTTTTCTCTTTCATAGAAAGAGGGAATTGGCTTATTTTCCAGGATGCTTACCCGCAGCTGCTGCTTTATCGTGAAAGCCTGAAAAGAGGAAAACCGTTGTTTTTCCTTCTGCCTTATCTCCATATTTCAATTTTCATGGAAACTATATGGAACCACTTTTGGAAAAATAAAAACGAGTCTGTTCTTACAACGGCCCTTATTGTGAATGAGCAAAATTATATTGAAGAAAGGGTCATACAGCATCCACGTTATAAAAAAGAGGTTTTTAACAAGCTGGAATTTATAATTCAGGACCTGCTTTCCTTTAATCATATTCTTTTTCCCTATGTTAAGAATGGATCGGTAAACCTTGCAGGGCAGACGGTTAACCAGTTTGAATCCTTGCATCAGCGGATTCTGCTGGGAAAGCGTTTATATGCGGTCCTATTTAATGATACAGATGTATTAAAAGGTGCGGAAAAGTGGGCAATGAGCCAACCCCATACCGGTTCAAGAAAAGATTTCTGGCCGCATATTTTCAACAAAATCCATGAAGGCCTTCCGGGGGAAGAGTATCAATTTCAATTGAAAGGCTGCAAACTGCGGCCGGGAGGAAGAAGAATATACAGCCCCGTTCTAGAGAGTTCCTGGGAAAATATAAAACATCCCGCGGCCGAACCCGGGGATTGGTTTGAAGATATAATACAGGTAGCGGACTATTTTAAGGGGGCAGAGGATTTTCTTAATGGGGAGATTGAAAATGAGTACTGCAAAACACTTGAAAGGCTTGAACTCGCAGTTATGGCAAAAAAGACGGTTTCCACTTTGGATTGA
- a CDS encoding 2Fe-2S iron-sulfur cluster-binding protein — protein MTKRLTIGSLKQGSKPSFERKTFSSSPEKKPLEIEQHRSHYQVMPVRNKTVLDSALDQNMKLDYKCKKGTCGKCQVKVLNGKDLITSVNDAEQKKLGTLSRNGYRLACQAVFK, from the coding sequence ATGACAAAACGGTTAACAATCGGATCTTTAAAGCAGGGCAGCAAACCATCGTTTGAACGGAAAACTTTTTCATCATCCCCTGAAAAAAAGCCTCTTGAAATTGAACAGCACCGTTCCCATTATCAGGTGATGCCTGTTCGGAATAAAACGGTCCTCGATTCTGCACTCGACCAGAACATGAAACTGGATTATAAGTGCAAAAAGGGGACCTGCGGCAAGTGCCAGGTAAAAGTACTAAATGGGAAGGATCTCATTACCTCCGTAAACGATGCTGAGCAAAAGAAATTGGGAACACTTTCCCGCAACGGATATCGGCTCGCATGCCAGGCTGTTTTTAAGTAG
- a CDS encoding tetratricopeptide repeat protein, with translation MSVEQEQRANDIRMIEHLFGMERYEDASPYIEKLLGANPEDGYALYLMGVVHLSRGDYRAARELVQEAIRNGYDEVDALSFIGTVYRYENNYREAERAYLRSLELDPEQAEVHALYGYLMMLTGHDAKAVRLLDEALKLAPDSDYVNTYAFRYYLAKGDKARQAEQLQRVLETSSSEVQRLVNLAIFHVVKNDKKAAREYYRQAFMLDPADQNILSLLEELDRENHPIFFTDRLMEKIGGPAVLYIGFAAITFLLFWLGLDQLAIMVLVSYIILAVYSWVSPLLYKMAVKGRV, from the coding sequence GTGTCTGTTGAACAAGAGCAGCGGGCGAATGATATCAGAATGATTGAGCATCTTTTCGGGATGGAACGGTACGAGGATGCAAGCCCGTATATTGAGAAATTGCTGGGAGCCAATCCTGAAGATGGCTATGCTCTCTATTTAATGGGTGTTGTGCACCTATCCAGGGGGGATTACAGGGCGGCGAGGGAGCTTGTACAGGAAGCGATCCGCAACGGTTATGATGAAGTGGATGCCCTCAGTTTCATCGGGACGGTTTACCGGTATGAGAACAATTACCGGGAAGCGGAACGGGCGTATTTGCGGTCACTTGAGCTTGATCCTGAGCAGGCTGAGGTCCATGCGCTGTACGGGTATTTGATGATGTTGACCGGTCATGACGCGAAGGCGGTCAGACTCCTGGATGAAGCGCTAAAACTCGCCCCCGACAGCGACTATGTAAATACATATGCGTTCAGGTATTACCTTGCGAAAGGGGATAAAGCGAGGCAGGCGGAGCAGCTGCAGCGCGTATTGGAAACATCAAGCAGCGAAGTGCAGAGGTTGGTTAACCTCGCGATCTTTCATGTTGTAAAGAATGATAAAAAGGCGGCACGGGAGTATTACCGGCAGGCATTTATGCTTGATCCGGCCGATCAGAATATATTGTCGCTGTTGGAAGAACTGGATAGGGAAAACCATCCGATCTTCTTTACGGACAGGCTTATGGAAAAAATAGGCGGACCTGCTGTTTTATATATAGGATTTGCCGCGATTACATTCCTGTTGTTCTGGCTTGGGCTGGATCAGCTTGCCATTATGGTTTTGGTTTCTTATATCATTCTTGCTGTCTATTCGTGGGTATCACCGCTCCTTTATAAAATGGCTGTGAAGGGTAGGGTATAG
- a CDS encoding VOC family protein, with protein MIFEMTIQFRVPDMKAGGEWYENLFERKADFAPHDGIKEWELFPGSWLQLAEGTPSEGSGPLRMGVKNIDAAKERVMNELNVADFEVHSREEVPVKWGTFSDPWGNRLGFFEYHDKTEEAERIQTVLGKVEA; from the coding sequence TTGATTTTTGAAATGACGATTCAGTTTCGGGTGCCGGACATGAAGGCAGGCGGAGAGTGGTATGAAAACCTATTCGAACGGAAAGCGGATTTCGCTCCTCATGACGGGATAAAAGAATGGGAACTTTTCCCCGGCAGCTGGCTGCAGCTTGCCGAAGGAACCCCATCTGAAGGCAGCGGTCCGTTAAGGATGGGTGTCAAAAATATAGACGCGGCGAAAGAAAGAGTTATGAATGAATTAAACGTGGCTGATTTCGAGGTGCACTCGAGAGAAGAAGTACCCGTGAAATGGGGCACTTTTTCAGATCCGTGGGGAAATCGGCTTGGTTTTTTTGAATATCATGATAAAACGGAAGAAGCGGAGCGCATTCAAACGGTATTAGGTAAAGTGGAAGCGTAA